A region of Streptomyces sp. R44 DNA encodes the following proteins:
- a CDS encoding cytochrome P450, producing MSDAPNREPDRGIASERPEDPDDPWSRLPSMVPAAPTTEAPTATGTEAPTRTPLPGHVRTLADAAAAGPVPPGGRTVAPSPLDPGASWDPHGIHRTLREEFPLTYDPLLRAWVLSRYADVAAALTDTRFTHGHRPGDPPCARAHVDVDVEALRAVTERTAYVLARRIAERSRADLVADFCHWLPAGTVAAAVGVPYRDMMRLVRGRAAGALAGECGGQIAVREKALASFLGNVLADPDQVAALRDAPAGLVARAWAESLRRDPPVQIAVRRTSAEVPVSGGIVPAGASVALLVGSAGRDPERFREPDRFDPFRDDPGQLTYGSGFCPAVLLAGFEAEYALRALFTAMPRLRLADGFRPAPTGLITRAPRSLIVRPGG from the coding sequence ATGAGCGACGCGCCGAACCGCGAGCCGGACCGGGGCATAGCGAGCGAGCGGCCGGAGGATCCGGACGACCCGTGGAGCCGCCTGCCGTCGATGGTTCCCGCGGCACCGACGACCGAGGCGCCGACGGCGACCGGGACCGAGGCCCCCACCCGTACGCCTCTCCCCGGCCATGTGCGCACCCTCGCCGACGCGGCCGCCGCCGGGCCCGTTCCGCCCGGTGGGCGGACCGTCGCGCCCAGTCCCCTCGACCCCGGCGCCTCGTGGGACCCGCACGGGATCCACCGGACCCTGCGCGAGGAGTTCCCGCTCACGTACGACCCGCTGCTGCGGGCCTGGGTCCTCAGCCGGTACGCGGACGTGGCCGCCGCCCTCACCGACACCCGCTTCACGCACGGCCACCGGCCCGGCGACCCGCCCTGCGCGCGGGCCCATGTCGACGTCGACGTGGAGGCCCTGCGCGCGGTCACCGAACGCACCGCCTACGTCCTGGCCCGCCGGATCGCCGAACGGTCCCGGGCCGACCTGGTCGCCGACTTCTGCCACTGGCTGCCGGCCGGCACCGTCGCCGCGGCCGTCGGCGTGCCCTACCGCGACATGATGCGGCTCGTCCGCGGCCGCGCGGCCGGCGCGCTGGCGGGGGAGTGCGGCGGCCAGATCGCCGTACGGGAGAAGGCGCTGGCCTCCTTCCTCGGCAACGTCCTGGCGGACCCCGACCAGGTCGCCGCCCTCCGCGACGCGCCCGCCGGTCTCGTCGCCCGCGCCTGGGCCGAGTCGCTGCGCCGGGACCCGCCCGTGCAGATCGCCGTGCGCCGCACGAGCGCCGAGGTGCCGGTGAGCGGCGGCATCGTCCCGGCGGGCGCGTCCGTGGCGCTGCTCGTCGGCTCGGCGGGCCGCGACCCGGAGCGTTTCCGCGAGCCGGACCGCTTCGATCCGTTCCGGGACGACCCGGGCCAGCTCACGTACGGTTCGGGGTTCTGCCCGGCGGTGCTGCTCGCCGGATTCGAGGCGGAGTACGCCCTGCGGGCCCTGTTCACGGCCATGCCCCGGCTGCGTCTCGCCGACGGCTTCCGCCCCGCGCCCACGGGGCTCATCACGCGGGCCCCCCGGAGTCTCATCGTCCGGCCGGGCGGCTGA
- a CDS encoding FHA domain-containing protein, whose amino-acid sequence MTTPFELPANSPRLTDAERDRALVLLREGAAQGRLSHDTFLFRMERALQARRPDELALLTADLRTEGTWTRRVVGAVERMSAFTARIGRAWSAERLPKLLLPHPGPHPLRIGRDPVNGLRLSHETASRLHAELSLQGGLWVLRDLGSTNGTTVNGRRVTGAVVVRAGDVVGFGQMSFRLSVD is encoded by the coding sequence GTGACGACCCCTTTCGAGCTTCCGGCGAACTCCCCTCGGCTGACCGACGCCGAGCGGGACCGCGCGCTGGTGCTGCTCCGTGAGGGCGCCGCCCAGGGCCGCCTCTCGCACGACACGTTCCTCTTCCGCATGGAGCGGGCGCTCCAGGCCCGCCGGCCCGACGAACTCGCCCTGCTCACCGCCGACCTGCGGACCGAGGGCACGTGGACCCGTCGGGTGGTCGGCGCGGTCGAGCGGATGTCCGCGTTCACCGCGCGGATCGGGCGCGCCTGGAGCGCGGAGCGGCTGCCGAAGCTGCTCCTGCCGCACCCGGGCCCGCACCCGCTGCGGATCGGGCGCGACCCGGTCAACGGGCTGCGGCTCAGTCATGAGACGGCCTCCCGGCTGCACGCCGAACTCTCGCTCCAGGGCGGGCTCTGGGTGCTCCGCGACCTCGGCTCGACCAACGGCACCACCGTCAACGGGCGGCGGGTCACCGGCGCCGTGGTGGTGCGGGCCGGGGACGTGGTCGGCTTCGGCCAGATGTCGTTCCGGCTGTCGGTCGACTGA